A part of Gemmatimonas groenlandica genomic DNA contains:
- a CDS encoding SusC/RagA family TonB-linked outer membrane protein, giving the protein MQHPWRALLLLAGTIAVAVPQARAQSGPGTLSVRVTDAASQRPVEAARVFLVGTTFAGATGVDGRLTLRGIPAAEYTVRVLRVGYTEQTKRVPIAAGQTANIEFTMATAAINLAAVVTTATGETRRVETGNATANIDASKVLQSAPVSNLSDLLNSRAPGVTVTSGSQTGTGSRIRVRGSNSVSLSNEPIWIIDGIRMTSTNADFNTATGSGGTTGGNNASRVGDLNPEEIESIEIVKGPSAATLYGTDAANGVILVTTKKGRAGAARWNVYGEGGALTDRNYYPDAYSLFAKSGTSTTSSRTNGCSLQSLGTGVCTADSTVSLNIFNEKDLTPIGTGVRRQMGAQVSGGTEAVRYFFSAEDEKETGVLSLPQFERDRFDSAGLVLRPWTSHPNVMARKSLRMNLNSAINPKLDLAVATNFINIAQRYSLESNATAGLGSHLFGGPGTRSNGTVSGLGTPLNGYRAWTPGYMWQEKTNQDVNRFLWSANANWRPLSWLVNRATVGNDYTARSDENLLLNGEGPPLTATTRLGARGINRVNTNNLTVDLGSTASYSLSNFALKTTVGAQYIGFRTAGASTGSTQLAPGSQIVGSGAIASVSEATTTQKTFGVFIEQALNVGDRLFLTAAVRSDQNSAFGTKFKSILYPKASASYLISQEDWWKAPSFVNTVRLRYAYGQSGVQPGPNDANRFFTASNTNINSTDQPAVIQSALGNDNLKPERSAEQETGFEVGMFNSRLNLDATYYSKITKDALISAVLPPSYGIVTSQLRNLGSVKNAGVEVAINAQLLQGDKLGWDINLSGSANDNKVVSLGDNPPQVGTTSRIVAGYPISGLWARPITSYEDKNGDGLLTYWADNAKNEVFVGDSAIFRGYAAPRYSVTLGSGWDFFTRKLRVSTLWDYRGGNKWYNNTERIRCTRPNCSGRLNTSAELIDQATNIAANEHPARTLDGYFQPGAFVRLRELSVQYTMSPELASKLTRAKSLSVVFTGRNLFLSTKYRGTDPESGFNTTSGTEAPNEFQTVGPPSYFIFRVNVGY; this is encoded by the coding sequence ATGCAACACCCTTGGCGTGCCCTGCTGCTACTCGCAGGCACGATCGCGGTCGCCGTTCCCCAAGCCCGCGCGCAAAGCGGGCCGGGAACGCTATCCGTCCGTGTGACTGACGCTGCGAGCCAGCGTCCGGTCGAAGCAGCGCGTGTATTCCTCGTCGGCACCACTTTCGCTGGCGCAACCGGGGTCGATGGCCGCTTGACGTTGCGCGGCATTCCCGCCGCTGAGTACACGGTGCGCGTACTCCGTGTCGGCTACACCGAACAGACGAAGCGTGTACCGATCGCGGCCGGTCAGACGGCCAACATCGAGTTCACCATGGCCACCGCCGCGATCAATCTCGCCGCCGTGGTCACGACGGCCACGGGCGAAACCCGCCGCGTGGAAACCGGTAATGCCACGGCCAACATCGACGCCAGCAAGGTGCTGCAGTCGGCGCCGGTGTCGAACCTCAGTGACCTGCTGAATTCGCGGGCCCCAGGTGTGACCGTCACCAGCGGCTCGCAGACGGGCACCGGCTCGCGTATCCGCGTGCGCGGTTCGAACTCCGTCAGCTTGTCCAACGAGCCGATCTGGATCATCGATGGCATTCGCATGACGAGCACCAACGCTGACTTCAATACCGCAACTGGTAGCGGTGGCACTACCGGCGGCAACAATGCCAGCCGCGTCGGCGACCTCAACCCGGAAGAGATCGAGAGCATCGAAATCGTGAAGGGCCCGTCGGCCGCCACGCTGTATGGCACGGATGCCGCCAACGGCGTGATCTTGGTCACGACCAAGAAGGGTCGTGCCGGCGCCGCCCGCTGGAACGTGTACGGCGAGGGCGGAGCACTCACCGACCGGAACTACTACCCGGACGCATACAGCCTGTTCGCCAAGAGCGGAACGTCGACCACGTCGTCGCGCACCAACGGCTGCAGCTTGCAGTCGCTCGGCACCGGCGTCTGCACCGCCGACTCGACCGTGTCGCTCAATATCTTCAACGAAAAGGACCTCACGCCGATCGGCACGGGCGTCCGTCGTCAGATGGGTGCGCAGGTGTCGGGTGGCACGGAAGCCGTTCGCTACTTCTTCTCGGCTGAAGACGAGAAGGAAACGGGCGTGCTCTCGCTCCCCCAGTTCGAACGTGATCGCTTCGACTCTGCCGGCCTGGTGCTTCGCCCGTGGACGAGCCATCCGAACGTGATGGCGCGCAAGTCGCTCCGCATGAATCTGAACTCGGCGATCAACCCGAAGCTGGACCTCGCTGTCGCAACCAACTTCATCAACATCGCGCAGCGCTACTCGCTCGAATCGAACGCCACCGCCGGTCTCGGCTCGCATCTCTTCGGTGGTCCGGGCACACGCAGCAACGGCACCGTTTCTGGTCTCGGCACGCCGCTCAATGGCTATCGTGCCTGGACGCCCGGATACATGTGGCAGGAAAAGACCAACCAGGACGTGAATCGCTTTCTGTGGTCGGCGAACGCCAACTGGCGTCCGCTCAGCTGGCTGGTCAATCGCGCCACGGTCGGCAATGACTACACCGCCCGCAGCGATGAAAATCTGCTGCTCAACGGCGAGGGGCCGCCGCTCACCGCCACCACGCGACTCGGTGCCCGCGGTATCAATCGGGTCAATACCAACAACCTCACGGTTGATCTCGGCTCCACCGCCTCGTACTCGCTATCCAACTTTGCGCTCAAGACCACGGTTGGCGCGCAGTACATCGGCTTCCGCACCGCAGGTGCCTCCACGGGATCGACCCAGCTGGCGCCGGGCTCACAAATCGTCGGCTCGGGCGCGATCGCTTCGGTCAGCGAGGCAACCACGACCCAAAAAACGTTCGGCGTGTTCATTGAACAGGCGCTGAATGTAGGCGATCGCCTGTTCCTCACCGCCGCCGTGCGCAGCGACCAGAACTCGGCGTTCGGCACGAAGTTCAAGAGCATTCTGTATCCGAAGGCCTCCGCTTCGTACTTGATTTCGCAGGAAGACTGGTGGAAGGCGCCGTCGTTCGTGAACACCGTGCGTTTGCGCTACGCCTACGGACAGTCGGGCGTACAGCCGGGTCCGAACGATGCCAATCGGTTCTTCACGGCCTCCAACACAAACATCAATAGCACCGATCAGCCGGCCGTCATTCAATCTGCCCTTGGCAACGACAACCTGAAGCCGGAACGCTCGGCCGAGCAGGAAACCGGCTTTGAAGTGGGCATGTTCAACTCGCGGCTTAACCTCGACGCGACGTACTACAGCAAGATCACGAAGGACGCGCTGATCAGCGCCGTGCTGCCGCCTTCGTATGGCATCGTGACTTCCCAGCTGCGTAACCTCGGCTCCGTGAAAAATGCCGGCGTTGAAGTGGCGATCAATGCGCAGCTGCTGCAGGGTGACAAGCTCGGGTGGGATATCAACCTGTCTGGTTCCGCCAACGACAATAAGGTCGTGTCGCTCGGCGACAACCCACCGCAGGTCGGTACCACGTCCCGCATCGTGGCCGGCTACCCGATCTCAGGTTTGTGGGCCCGCCCGATCACCAGCTACGAAGACAAGAACGGCGATGGTTTGCTCACCTACTGGGCCGACAACGCCAAGAATGAAGTCTTTGTGGGCGACTCCGCGATCTTCCGCGGATACGCGGCGCCGCGCTACTCGGTCACGCTCGGCTCGGGGTGGGACTTCTTCACCCGCAAGCTCCGCGTCAGCACCTTGTGGGACTACCGTGGTGGCAACAAGTGGTACAACAACACCGAACGCATTCGCTGCACGCGTCCGAACTGCTCCGGCCGTCTCAACACCAGCGCTGAACTGATCGACCAGGCCACGAACATCGCGGCCAACGAGCATCCCGCGCGTACGCTCGACGGCTACTTCCAGCCGGGTGCCTTCGTCCGCCTGCGCGAACTTTCGGTGCAGTACACGATGTCGCCGGAGCTCGCCTCCAAGCTCACGCGGGCCAAGTCACTGTCGGTGGTCTTCACCGGTCGTAACCTGTTCCTCAGCACCAAGTACCGTGGCACGGATCCGGAGTCGGGCTTCAACACGACCTCGGGTACCGAAGCACCGAACGAGTTCCAAACGGTCGGTCCGCCTAGCTACTTCATTTTCCGCGTCAACGTCGGCTACTAG
- a CDS encoding zinc-dependent metalloprotease — MHFSRELLAGVLLSATASIVSAPLAQAQQTPPAGGIAQPPAEGAAGAAGAGARRGPRPYAQVIPARAHTERGGITVHRVDDRYFFEVPDSLVGRDFLMVTRVAGVPAGAGGFQSAGSSLNERLIRWERVNDRVLLKSVSTGAVADDSLPIARSVAQNNYPAIIGAFPIAAFGRDSAAYVIDVTDFFANDNPATSGLDANARRTYGVRRYDAARSYISSMRGFPINIEVRQVQTFDAATPPSDADGGTVTMETRQSFVLLPKTPMRPRYADARVGYFSVDRVNYGLDVQKAESQEFITRWRLEPKDPAAYARGELVEPIKPIVYYLDPATPTRWKRYVREGVENWQKVFEKAGFKNAILAKDAPTRTEDPDFDLDDARYSIVRWAASLTRNATGPHTHDPRSGEIINSEITWYHNHMRSYRNWLMMETGAANPSARTLDIPEELMGETMRQVITHEIGHALGLQHNMIASASFPVDSLRSPSFTRVYGVSATIMDYARQNYIAQPGDGLQPKDFIRRVGPFDDFAINWGYRVIAAPTAEAERATLHRWLTQQTGVFPYRFASQQLAAGDPRNQTEDLGDDPIKASTFSTMNYKRVIPNLVAWTSTPGEDYTELRELYEETVSRWFGNMNHVATMVGGVEVDLKTSEQSGAVYRVVPKARQQAALAFLSSNVFATPAWLSPPGIAQRIGPSNVVSTRQAGVLTSLLTPARLGRLAESEKYDVVNAYPLAEYMADLKRTVFSGNAPDAGRRQLQRVYVQRLEALITPPVAPTGGLPGGGGGGGAAARFVPFVSAPAVAQSDLPAMARLQLREIQREARAAALASAGTTNRAHWSDIADRVTAILEPK; from the coding sequence ATGCATTTCTCTCGTGAACTACTCGCCGGCGTGCTCTTGTCCGCCACGGCGAGCATCGTCTCGGCGCCGCTGGCCCAGGCACAACAGACGCCGCCCGCCGGCGGTATTGCACAGCCTCCCGCCGAGGGAGCCGCCGGGGCCGCCGGAGCTGGCGCCCGGCGTGGCCCGCGTCCGTATGCGCAGGTGATTCCGGCGCGCGCGCACACCGAACGTGGCGGCATCACCGTCCACCGTGTCGACGACCGCTACTTCTTCGAGGTCCCCGACTCGCTGGTGGGGCGAGACTTCCTCATGGTTACCCGTGTGGCTGGCGTGCCGGCGGGTGCCGGCGGATTCCAGAGCGCGGGCAGCTCACTCAACGAACGACTGATCCGCTGGGAGCGGGTCAACGACCGCGTGCTGCTGAAGAGTGTGAGCACGGGCGCCGTGGCCGACGACTCGCTGCCGATCGCACGCAGCGTGGCGCAGAACAACTATCCGGCGATCATCGGCGCGTTCCCGATTGCCGCCTTCGGACGCGACAGCGCGGCGTATGTGATCGATGTGACCGACTTCTTCGCGAACGACAATCCCGCCACGTCGGGTCTCGACGCCAACGCGCGTCGCACCTACGGCGTACGGCGCTACGACGCGGCGCGCAGCTATATCAGCAGCATGCGCGGCTTCCCGATCAACATCGAAGTCCGACAGGTGCAAACGTTCGATGCCGCCACGCCGCCGAGCGATGCCGACGGAGGCACGGTGACCATGGAGACGCGGCAGTCATTCGTGCTTTTGCCGAAGACGCCGATGCGCCCGCGCTACGCCGACGCCCGCGTGGGCTATTTCTCGGTGGACCGCGTGAACTACGGCCTCGATGTGCAGAAGGCCGAGAGTCAGGAGTTCATCACGCGCTGGCGCTTGGAGCCAAAGGATCCGGCAGCATATGCCCGCGGCGAACTGGTCGAACCGATCAAACCCATCGTGTATTACCTCGACCCAGCCACGCCGACGCGCTGGAAGCGCTACGTGCGCGAGGGCGTCGAGAACTGGCAGAAGGTGTTCGAGAAGGCCGGATTCAAGAACGCCATTCTCGCCAAGGACGCGCCCACGCGAACGGAAGATCCGGATTTCGATCTCGACGACGCGCGCTATTCCATCGTGCGCTGGGCCGCGAGTCTCACACGCAATGCCACGGGCCCGCATACCCATGATCCGCGTTCCGGCGAGATCATCAACAGCGAAATCACGTGGTATCACAACCACATGCGCTCGTACCGCAACTGGCTGATGATGGAAACCGGTGCGGCCAATCCATCGGCGCGGACACTCGACATTCCGGAAGAGCTGATGGGCGAGACGATGCGTCAGGTGATCACGCACGAAATCGGCCACGCGCTTGGGCTCCAGCACAACATGATCGCCTCGGCGTCGTTCCCGGTGGATTCGCTGCGCAGCCCGTCGTTCACGCGCGTGTATGGTGTAAGCGCGACGATTATGGACTACGCACGACAGAACTACATCGCGCAGCCGGGTGACGGCTTGCAGCCGAAGGACTTCATCCGTCGCGTCGGACCGTTCGACGATTTCGCCATCAACTGGGGGTATCGCGTGATCGCCGCGCCGACGGCCGAAGCCGAGCGCGCCACGCTGCACCGCTGGCTCACGCAGCAAACCGGCGTGTTCCCGTATCGTTTCGCGTCGCAGCAGCTCGCGGCCGGCGACCCGCGTAATCAGACCGAGGATCTGGGCGACGACCCGATCAAGGCGTCGACGTTCTCGACGATGAACTACAAGCGCGTGATTCCGAATCTGGTGGCATGGACGTCGACGCCAGGTGAGGACTACACCGAGCTCCGCGAGCTGTACGAGGAGACCGTGTCACGCTGGTTCGGCAACATGAACCATGTGGCTACGATGGTCGGCGGTGTTGAAGTGGACCTCAAGACCTCCGAGCAAAGCGGCGCAGTCTATCGCGTGGTGCCCAAGGCACGGCAGCAGGCGGCGCTGGCGTTCCTCTCTTCGAACGTCTTCGCCACGCCGGCGTGGCTGTCGCCGCCGGGCATAGCGCAGCGGATCGGCCCGAGTAACGTGGTATCGACACGTCAGGCCGGCGTGCTCACGTCGCTGCTCACGCCCGCGCGCCTCGGCCGCTTGGCGGAATCGGAGAAGTACGATGTCGTGAACGCCTATCCGCTGGCCGAGTACATGGCGGATCTCAAGCGTACGGTGTTCAGTGGCAATGCGCCCGACGCCGGCCGTCGTCAGCTGCAGCGCGTGTACGTGCAGCGGCTGGAGGCCTTGATCACGCCGCCGGTGGCGCCGACCGGTGGACTGCCGGGCGGCGGTGGCGGTGGAGGCGCGGCCGCGCGCTTCGTTCCGTTTGTCTCGGCACCAGCCGTGGCGCAGAGTGACTTGCCTGCCATGGCCCGCTTGCAGCTGCGCGAAATCCAGCGTGAAGCACGCGCCGCCGCGCTCGCGTCGGCCGGCACGACGAATCGCGCCCACTGGAGCGACATCGCCGACCGTGTGACCGCGATTCTCGAGCCGAAGTAG
- a CDS encoding tetratricopeptide repeat protein, whose translation MSTSSMDVLQRALIAHQAGLLAEAEQGYRTVLARDAKHADAAYLLGLAVHQQGRSSDAVPLLRRAVALADHRADFHNSLGDAWRALGQLPEAIASFRAAIARRTPYVDAHLNLATALQQGGRIEEALIMLFEAVAAYPQEGLLRGRLAVLLQGVSLGSGNPLVRSVLLTLCRDESISAQTLSGAMLGIVKGTPAYETITASLRRREDVLSVASQAVEELAHDELLLAALPRLVVTDADMEWLLTRLRKALLMAPANATSGFARFIGALASQAFNTEYCWAVDAEERVALDELRRGVDEAWRAGESRNDCEWAIVRAAMYDTLRQFPAWRTFDDSATGTWSDEMASLVREQVVEYHAERAIADALPALTSISEGVSTLVRAMYEENPYPRWVTLQQPAVTSIPAFVRALRPTESAVPKTPRILVAGGGSGQQPVQMALAFPDAVVSSIDLSRSSLAYAARMAARHGVTNVQWAHGDILAVDESIGSFAIVSCSGVLHHLAEPLDGWRRLIRVLEPHGVMKIGLYSRAARRQIDAARELVQQGGFAATDEGIRASRQAILALPSVHPARGVLAFIDFFSMSGCRDLLMHVQERSYTVSDIARDLDTLELRFLGFQVSSAVQARFRAEHPAQWLELSAWEAFEAAHPDTFAAMYQFWCCPR comes from the coding sequence ATGTCTACCTCGTCGATGGACGTCCTGCAGCGCGCGCTGATCGCGCATCAAGCCGGGCTACTGGCCGAGGCGGAGCAGGGATATCGCACGGTGCTTGCGCGGGACGCGAAGCACGCCGATGCGGCGTATCTCCTCGGTCTCGCGGTGCATCAACAAGGACGGTCGTCTGACGCCGTTCCGCTGCTGCGGCGGGCCGTCGCGCTCGCCGACCACCGTGCCGACTTCCACAATTCGCTCGGCGACGCGTGGCGTGCCCTCGGTCAGCTGCCGGAGGCCATCGCGTCGTTCCGCGCGGCGATCGCGCGGCGCACGCCCTACGTGGACGCCCACCTCAATCTGGCCACCGCCCTGCAGCAGGGCGGGCGAATCGAGGAGGCGCTCATCATGCTCTTCGAGGCCGTCGCGGCGTATCCCCAGGAAGGCTTACTGCGCGGACGCCTCGCGGTGCTGCTGCAAGGCGTCAGCCTGGGGTCGGGCAATCCACTCGTGCGGTCCGTCCTGCTCACGCTGTGTCGCGACGAATCAATATCAGCGCAGACGCTCTCCGGTGCGATGCTGGGAATAGTGAAAGGCACGCCGGCATACGAAACGATCACGGCATCGTTGCGGCGAAGAGAAGATGTGCTGAGCGTCGCATCGCAGGCGGTGGAGGAGCTTGCCCACGATGAACTCCTCCTCGCCGCGTTGCCTCGCCTAGTGGTGACCGATGCGGACATGGAGTGGCTCCTCACAAGACTTCGGAAAGCGCTGTTGATGGCTCCGGCCAATGCTACGTCGGGCTTCGCCCGGTTCATTGGTGCGCTCGCCTCGCAGGCATTCAATACCGAGTACTGCTGGGCCGTCGATGCCGAAGAGCGGGTCGCGCTGGACGAACTACGACGCGGTGTGGACGAGGCCTGGCGCGCTGGAGAAAGCAGGAACGACTGCGAGTGGGCGATCGTGCGCGCCGCCATGTACGACACGTTACGGCAGTTCCCGGCCTGGCGCACCTTCGACGACAGCGCAACCGGTACGTGGTCAGACGAGATGGCCAGCCTCGTGCGCGAACAGGTGGTGGAGTATCACGCCGAGCGGGCAATCGCCGACGCGCTGCCCGCGCTGACGTCGATCTCGGAAGGCGTGTCGACGCTCGTCCGTGCGATGTACGAGGAGAACCCGTACCCGCGCTGGGTCACACTGCAGCAGCCCGCGGTCACGTCAATCCCCGCGTTCGTACGCGCGTTGCGTCCCACCGAATCGGCGGTACCGAAAACACCGCGCATTCTGGTGGCTGGCGGCGGGAGCGGCCAGCAGCCGGTACAGATGGCGCTCGCATTTCCTGATGCCGTCGTGTCGTCGATCGATCTGAGTCGATCCAGCCTCGCGTATGCCGCTCGCATGGCGGCGCGACATGGCGTGACGAATGTGCAGTGGGCACACGGCGATATCCTCGCCGTCGACGAATCGATCGGATCCTTCGCGATCGTATCCTGCTCCGGAGTGTTGCATCATCTTGCCGAGCCACTCGACGGCTGGCGCCGGTTGATCCGTGTACTTGAACCGCACGGCGTCATGAAGATCGGCCTGTACTCGAGGGCGGCGCGCCGACAGATCGATGCCGCGCGGGAGCTGGTGCAGCAGGGCGGATTCGCCGCTACGGACGAGGGCATTCGCGCCAGCCGACAGGCCATCCTCGCGTTGCCGTCCGTACATCCGGCGCGTGGCGTGCTGGCGTTCATCGACTTCTTCTCGATGAGCGGGTGCCGAGATCTGCTCATGCACGTGCAGGAGCGGAGCTATACGGTGTCAGACATCGCGCGCGATCTTGATACGCTCGAGCTGCGCTTCCTTGGCTTTCAGGTCTCATCAGCGGTACAGGCACGCTTCCGTGCCGAGCATCCTGCGCAGTGGCTCGAACTGTCTGCTTGGGAGGCGTTCGAGGCCGCGCACCCGGACACCTTCGCGGCCATGTATCAGTTTTGGTGCTGTCCGCGGTGA
- a CDS encoding TspO/MBR family protein has translation MLQSLPSLLAWILGTSVAAIGGAVTAKSANEFYGILQKPWWAPPGWLFGPAWTLLYILMGTAAWRVWRLAGFDGATVELSFYAVQLVLNMAWSYFFFVRRTGLGATIEVVSLWILIAITLVLFWRRDTLAGVLFVPYLTWVTFATTLTVVVWRRNPTLL, from the coding sequence ATGCTGCAATCTCTTCCAAGTTTGCTCGCCTGGATCCTCGGAACCAGTGTCGCGGCCATCGGTGGTGCCGTCACCGCCAAGTCGGCGAACGAGTTCTACGGGATTCTGCAGAAGCCGTGGTGGGCCCCGCCGGGATGGCTCTTCGGCCCGGCCTGGACTCTCTTGTACATCCTGATGGGAACCGCCGCGTGGCGCGTGTGGCGTTTGGCTGGGTTCGACGGAGCCACGGTCGAGTTATCGTTCTATGCGGTTCAACTCGTGCTCAACATGGCGTGGAGCTACTTCTTCTTCGTCCGACGGACCGGACTCGGCGCCACCATTGAAGTGGTGAGCCTGTGGATTCTCATCGCCATTACGCTCGTGCTATTTTGGCGTCGCGATACGCTCGCAGGGGTGCTCTTTGTGCCGTATCTCACGTGGGTCACGTTTGCCACGACGCTCACCGTGGTCGTGTGGCGTCGCAATCCGACGCTGCTGTAG
- a CDS encoding FHA domain-containing protein: MSYGLVFGALLAVLCFIAFIGGLVWWVRRPISGRRHSSGALPLFGHDRAVVYARAEDDDDEVERAQLIMARAPHWSAATNGAAATASSAAGNGVAHHADRVPSRSARTASPNRSAPASRTEYAPLPDVSMPDVSMPAATEFDGRSIRYSVPTDSTLQFLPGRLEVISGPDVGREIRFVRTPGRDAIEVTFGRNEGPPYRHVQLHDATVSRAHARMRYRDGQWLLSNLSATNPVLRNGLVLDGDGDVDLALAEGDRIEMGEVVFRFHV, from the coding sequence ATGTCCTATGGCCTCGTGTTCGGCGCGCTGCTCGCCGTGTTGTGCTTCATTGCATTCATCGGCGGACTCGTGTGGTGGGTCCGCCGACCGATCTCGGGCCGTCGGCACTCGAGTGGTGCACTGCCACTCTTTGGGCACGACCGCGCTGTGGTCTATGCACGGGCCGAAGACGACGACGATGAGGTCGAACGCGCGCAATTGATCATGGCGCGTGCCCCCCACTGGTCGGCGGCGACCAACGGTGCCGCTGCCACGGCGTCGTCGGCAGCTGGTAATGGTGTTGCTCATCACGCCGATCGGGTCCCGTCGCGCAGCGCGCGAACCGCGTCCCCGAACCGGTCAGCACCTGCCTCGCGCACCGAATACGCGCCGCTACCCGACGTGTCGATGCCCGACGTGTCGATGCCCGCTGCGACCGAGTTCGACGGCCGGTCCATCCGCTACAGCGTTCCAACCGATAGCACGCTCCAGTTTCTCCCCGGGCGCCTCGAGGTCATTAGTGGCCCCGATGTCGGGCGCGAGATCCGCTTCGTGCGCACTCCCGGTCGTGACGCCATCGAGGTGACATTCGGGCGGAACGAAGGGCCGCCGTATCGACACGTGCAACTGCACGATGCCACTGTGAGCCGGGCCCACGCTCGCATGCGCTACCGTGATGGACAGTGGTTGCTGTCCAATCTCTCCGCCACCAATCCCGTGCTGCGCAACGGTCTCGTACTCGACGGCGACGGCGACGTCGACCTTGCACTTGCCGAGGGCGACCGGATTGAGATGGGCGAGGTGGTCTTCCGGTTTCACGTCTGA